From Thermoplasmata archaeon, one genomic window encodes:
- a CDS encoding sialidase family protein, translating to MRHMWIVMFTVAVSLSLFASTASAGKPAAAGPGTISFATDILLQDNGSSEPAVAIGSDGTVVYTALSWRLFQTNVWKAPFGSTPVFQGAPDAHIDGAIGGEDADVDFGSTGTVLFSTLMAILNPPSTSLRLGVSAITCPNADTSNDFTNCGAQLIDTSGADRQWVTSDGPTVYISYHDSGSSTLIHVQRSDDDGFTWHSVASPIPGQDGLTGMSTFNNDQGPIVADATTHSVFAIYASGQGGLQKGTNANFNNIVVSRSTDGGLTWQPTLVYHAAVNTALNNVFPALAVDPANGNLYAAWSDAHTVSFATSSDHGATWSSTVSVNSGSAVTAVFPWVAAYNGKVDIVYYGTTASSKDDSAAVWNTYLAQTTNDGASFVQSQVSEHPNHVGVICTFGTGCASGTRNLLDLFEVAINPRNGKAAVIFVDDTLTTYTRSDGTVAPLPQVVAAWES from the coding sequence ATGCGTCACATGTGGATCGTCATGTTCACGGTCGCGGTCTCGCTGTCGCTGTTCGCGTCGACCGCGAGCGCAGGGAAACCGGCCGCTGCGGGACCCGGCACGATTTCTTTCGCGACGGACATCCTGCTCCAAGACAACGGGAGCAGCGAGCCGGCTGTCGCGATCGGCTCGGACGGAACCGTCGTCTACACGGCGCTCTCGTGGCGGCTTTTCCAGACGAACGTTTGGAAGGCTCCGTTCGGGAGTACGCCCGTGTTCCAAGGCGCGCCCGATGCCCACATTGACGGGGCGATCGGAGGCGAGGATGCGGACGTCGACTTCGGCTCCACCGGCACGGTGCTCTTCAGCACGCTGATGGCGATTCTGAACCCGCCCTCCACCTCCCTAAGGCTGGGCGTCTCCGCGATCACCTGTCCGAACGCCGACACGTCGAACGACTTCACCAACTGCGGGGCGCAGCTGATCGACACGAGCGGAGCGGACCGGCAGTGGGTGACGTCGGACGGACCGACGGTGTACATCTCGTACCACGACAGCGGATCGAGCACCCTGATTCACGTGCAGCGCTCCGACGACGACGGATTCACGTGGCACTCGGTCGCAAGCCCCATCCCGGGGCAGGACGGCCTGACCGGCATGTCGACCTTCAACAACGACCAAGGTCCGATCGTCGCCGACGCGACGACCCACTCCGTGTTCGCGATCTACGCGTCGGGTCAGGGCGGCCTCCAGAAGGGGACGAACGCGAACTTCAACAACATCGTCGTCTCTCGGAGCACCGACGGCGGGCTCACGTGGCAGCCGACGCTCGTCTACCACGCCGCGGTGAACACCGCGCTGAACAACGTCTTCCCGGCGCTCGCGGTCGATCCTGCGAACGGCAATCTGTACGCCGCGTGGTCGGACGCGCACACGGTCTCTTTTGCGACGTCGTCCGATCACGGGGCGACGTGGAGCTCGACGGTGTCGGTCAACAGCGGGAGTGCGGTGACCGCGGTGTTTCCGTGGGTGGCCGCGTACAACGGGAAGGTCGACATCGTGTACTACGGCACGACCGCATCGAGCAAGGACGACTCCGCCGCCGTATGGAACACCTACCTCGCGCAGACCACGAACGATGGTGCCTCGTTCGTGCAGTCCCAGGTGTCCGAGCATCCGAACCACGTCGGCGTGATCTGCACGTTCGGCACGGGATGCGCCAGCGGGACACGGAATCTCCTCGACCTGTTCGAGGTCGCGATCAACCCGCGGAACGGCAAGGCCGCGGTCATTTTCGTGGACGACACGCTCACGACCTACACCCGCTCCGACGGCACCGTCGCGCCGCTGCCGCAGGTCGTCGCGGCGTGGGAGTCGTAG
- a CDS encoding amidohydrolase family protein, with translation MERVSGWYYDGRRFRRGTVGWDDGVIAETRTSIDRERIAQGVIIPGLWNAHTHLGDAVVTQELKGTIEELVAPPHGLKHRVLARAKDDAVIAAMRRAMTTMLRTGTTGFSDFREGGLKGLKLLYASAAALPVHGIALGRPAGLTYDRREVEAILRASDGIAVSSYVDWPAAEIEKLAADVRLAKKIFAIHCSERIREDIDAVIDLKPAFLVHMVHATDSDLERCADAGVPVVVCPRSNAFFGLTPDLPRMRRAGVELRLGTDNAMINAPSMLREMEFAYRVARLKGDVSAREIVEMALGGRRLGDPDAACAIRAGERADLVVLDLPGGSSGFASLLRATASDVRLVVSGGRVWAGDPWLTVKQAGRRKRRIRSTGGN, from the coding sequence GTGGAGCGCGTGTCCGGCTGGTACTACGACGGCCGTCGGTTCCGGCGCGGCACGGTTGGGTGGGATGATGGCGTCATCGCCGAGACCCGCACTTCCATCGACCGCGAGCGAATTGCGCAAGGCGTCATCATCCCCGGTCTTTGGAACGCTCACACGCATCTCGGGGATGCGGTGGTCACCCAGGAATTGAAAGGCACGATCGAGGAACTCGTCGCGCCGCCGCACGGCCTGAAGCACCGCGTCCTCGCACGCGCGAAGGATGACGCCGTAATCGCGGCGATGCGGCGCGCGATGACCACGATGCTCCGGACCGGAACGACCGGTTTCTCCGACTTCCGCGAGGGCGGGCTCAAGGGCCTCAAGCTCCTTTACGCCTCCGCCGCCGCTCTCCCGGTCCACGGGATCGCGCTCGGACGGCCCGCCGGCCTGACGTACGACCGCCGAGAGGTCGAGGCAATCCTGCGAGCCTCGGATGGGATCGCCGTCAGCTCGTATGTCGATTGGCCCGCGGCGGAAATCGAGAAGTTAGCCGCGGACGTCCGACTCGCGAAGAAGATCTTCGCGATTCACTGCTCCGAGCGGATCCGGGAAGACATCGATGCGGTCATCGATCTCAAACCGGCATTCCTCGTCCACATGGTGCATGCGACCGACTCGGATCTTGAGCGATGCGCGGACGCGGGCGTTCCGGTCGTCGTCTGCCCGCGGTCGAACGCCTTCTTCGGCCTGACGCCGGATCTCCCGCGAATGCGGCGCGCCGGAGTCGAGCTTCGGCTCGGGACCGACAATGCGATGATCAACGCGCCATCGATGCTCCGCGAAATGGAGTTCGCGTACCGAGTGGCGCGGTTGAAAGGCGATGTCAGTGCACGCGAAATCGTCGAGATGGCGTTGGGCGGGCGTCGCCTCGGCGACCCCGACGCCGCATGCGCGATCCGGGCGGGGGAACGGGCGGACCTCGTCGTCCTCGACCTGCCGGGCGGTTCAAGCGGTTTCGCGTCACTCCTGCGGGCCACCGCCAGCGACGTGCGGCTCGTGGTGTCCGGCGGCCGCGTGTGGGCGGGCGACCCTTGGTTGACAGTCAAGCAGGCGGGCCGACGGAAGCGACGCATCCGTTCTACCGGAGGAAATTAG
- a CDS encoding glycine--tRNA ligase, with protein MASYDDVMSLSVRRGFLWPAVDLYGGFAGFYDYGHNGVLLRRRWEDLWMETFLGLSDNYYLIDTTTILPEAALKASGHVDHFTDILVTCTRCGESYRGDHLLEAATHDEREGLTPSEVDARIRELKIRCPNCKGELGPAREFNMMFPLGIGPMAKDRAYLRPETAQGVYMNFRREFEALRRKLPMGLAIIGRAYRNEISPRQGAFRLREFLQAELQIFFDPATFASAVPFDAIAAERIRIAWAAEKNEPTAHDLPAKDLVGRGLPPWYVYHLHAVQRFYLANLRIPRDAFRFAELDERERAFYNKIHFDIQLRQESLGGFREVGGVHYRSDHDLKGHEAGSHAKQSVTVGTSKLVPHVLELSFGVDRNVWALIDLTFAKGERSVLRLPPRIAPVTLAVFPLVNKDGLPERAEALFASLRKRFTAFYDDSASIGRRYARMDEIGTPFSVTVDHETLEGKGVTVRERDSQKQIRVLDAELADTIAKLLSGETSVVP; from the coding sequence ATGGCCTCGTACGACGACGTGATGTCACTGTCCGTCCGCCGCGGTTTCCTGTGGCCCGCGGTCGATCTGTACGGAGGCTTCGCGGGCTTTTACGACTACGGCCACAATGGCGTCCTCCTCCGGCGCCGATGGGAGGACCTCTGGATGGAGACGTTCCTCGGCCTAAGTGACAACTACTATCTGATCGACACGACGACGATCCTGCCGGAGGCTGCTCTGAAGGCCTCAGGCCATGTCGACCACTTCACCGACATCCTCGTCACCTGCACGCGCTGCGGCGAGTCCTACCGGGGCGACCATCTCCTCGAGGCCGCGACGCACGACGAGCGCGAAGGGCTGACGCCGTCGGAGGTCGACGCGCGCATCCGGGAACTCAAGATCCGTTGTCCGAACTGCAAGGGGGAACTCGGCCCCGCGCGGGAATTCAACATGATGTTCCCACTGGGAATCGGACCGATGGCCAAGGACCGCGCCTATCTCCGGCCGGAGACCGCGCAGGGAGTGTACATGAACTTCCGGCGGGAATTCGAAGCGCTCCGACGGAAGCTCCCGATGGGGCTGGCGATCATCGGCCGCGCGTACCGCAACGAGATCAGCCCGAGGCAGGGCGCGTTCCGGTTGCGGGAGTTCCTCCAGGCGGAGCTTCAAATCTTCTTCGACCCTGCGACGTTCGCGAGCGCGGTGCCCTTCGACGCAATTGCGGCGGAGCGCATTCGGATCGCCTGGGCCGCCGAGAAGAACGAGCCGACCGCGCATGACCTCCCTGCGAAGGACCTCGTTGGCCGCGGACTTCCGCCGTGGTACGTCTACCACCTGCATGCCGTCCAGCGATTCTACCTCGCCAATCTGCGGATCCCGAGGGATGCGTTCCGTTTCGCGGAACTCGACGAGCGGGAGCGGGCGTTCTACAACAAGATCCACTTCGACATCCAGCTGCGACAGGAGAGCCTCGGGGGGTTCCGCGAGGTCGGGGGCGTCCATTACCGGTCGGACCACGATCTCAAGGGCCATGAGGCGGGATCGCATGCGAAACAGTCCGTGACCGTCGGCACATCGAAGCTCGTGCCGCACGTGCTCGAACTGTCGTTCGGCGTCGATCGGAATGTCTGGGCGCTCATCGACTTGACGTTCGCCAAGGGGGAGCGGAGCGTCCTGCGCCTCCCACCGCGAATCGCGCCCGTGACGCTCGCGGTCTTCCCGCTCGTGAACAAGGACGGCCTGCCGGAGCGGGCCGAGGCGCTCTTCGCGAGCCTCCGAAAGCGCTTCACGGCCTTCTACGATGACTCCGCTTCGATCGGACGGCGATACGCGCGGATGGACGAAATCGGGACGCCGTTCTCCGTTACGGTGGACCATGAGACCCTCGAAGGGAAGGGCGTCACCGTACGGGAACGGGATTCCCAGAAACAGATTCGAGTCCTTGACGCCGAACTCGCGGACACGATTGCGAAGCTCCTCTCGGGCGAGACGTCCGTCGTCCCGTGA
- a CDS encoding Rab family GTPase — protein sequence MVDDHVKRKVLLLGDGAVGKTSLIRRFVVDKFSDDYITTIGTKVTKKDLRLESPGGATDLTFMIWDVLGQKGYKGIQDSSFLGAKGAVLVYDVSRTETTESLQDYWIPHLLDITDTIPIVVVGNKVDLVASRRTAQEGLDELKEELEVKGFLSSAKTGENVEAGFLALAKSVVSHSAGKVAKGTAVDEVTNEYITVADAIIMDFCDVMGGQEAAMPIVRQQLTRAGVDVKAPTRDGLRLAVDCLAEAESAFRNADDVEASKLKRLGWIKEIS from the coding sequence ATGGTTGATGATCACGTCAAGCGTAAGGTTCTCCTCCTCGGCGACGGCGCGGTCGGCAAGACGTCTCTGATTCGCCGCTTCGTGGTCGACAAGTTTTCGGACGACTATATCACGACGATCGGCACGAAGGTCACGAAGAAGGACCTCCGGCTCGAGTCCCCGGGCGGCGCGACGGACCTGACGTTCATGATCTGGGACGTCCTCGGCCAGAAAGGGTACAAGGGCATCCAGGATAGCTCCTTCCTCGGAGCGAAAGGCGCCGTCCTCGTCTACGACGTCTCGCGCACCGAGACCACGGAGAGCCTCCAGGACTACTGGATCCCCCATCTCCTCGACATCACGGACACGATCCCCATCGTCGTCGTCGGGAACAAGGTGGACCTCGTCGCCTCCCGCCGGACGGCGCAGGAGGGGCTCGACGAGCTCAAGGAGGAGCTCGAGGTCAAGGGCTTTCTGAGCTCCGCGAAGACCGGCGAGAACGTCGAAGCGGGATTCCTCGCGCTCGCGAAGTCGGTCGTCTCACACTCAGCCGGGAAGGTCGCGAAAGGCACCGCGGTCGACGAGGTCACGAACGAGTACATCACCGTTGCGGACGCGATCATCATGGACTTCTGCGACGTCATGGGCGGCCAGGAGGCGGCGATGCCGATCGTGCGGCAGCAGCTGACGCGGGCCGGCGTCGACGTCAAGGCGCCGACACGCGACGGGTTGCGCCTCGCAGTCGACTGTCTCGCGGAGGCGGAGTCGGCGTTCCGCAATGCGGACGACGTCGAGGCGAGCAAGCTGAAGCGCCTCGGCTGGATCAAGGAAATCTCGTGA
- a CDS encoding tRNA uridine(34) 5-carboxymethylaminomethyl modification radical SAM/GNAT enzyme Elp3, producing the protein MFATRPDGAFLDALIGELRGRPPSSKDDMQRLKLRLARTHRLAGLPSDASILAALPPEMRDGIRDVLRVKPARTASGVAVISVMTAPHACPHGVCTYCPGGPRFGTPQSYLGTEPAAMRAAEYGYDPFAQTLARLQALRANGHDTDKVDLIVIGGTFTALEPAYQERFVKGCLDGMNGSVAASLEEAQTANESAEVRCIGLTIETKPDCFLGPEVEASLRLGTTRVELGIQSTHDDVLERVHRGHTDAQSRAAMARAKDAGLKVGAHMMPGLPGADVDRDLESFRVLFDDPAYRPDFLKIYPTLVLPGTALYGLWKSGRYSPLRTEEAVELVARIKVIVPRWCRIQRVQREIGAADIEDGPKRGDLRVLAKERLRRAGLRCRCIRCREVGLREVVPRPEDLSLIREEYESSGGTELFLSIEDRGRDVLVAYARVRLDRAGATVRELKVFGGIVPIHSEAKGRWQHRGFGRRLMGEAERIAREEFSVRRVRVTAGVGVRGYYRALGYDRDGPYMARSL; encoded by the coding sequence ATGTTCGCGACAAGGCCGGACGGCGCGTTCCTCGATGCGCTGATCGGCGAACTCCGCGGGAGGCCGCCGTCGTCGAAAGACGACATGCAACGGCTGAAGCTCCGCCTCGCGCGGACACACCGCCTCGCGGGCCTCCCGAGCGACGCCTCGATCCTCGCGGCGCTCCCGCCGGAGATGCGCGACGGGATTCGGGACGTCCTCCGAGTGAAGCCGGCTCGGACCGCGAGCGGCGTGGCGGTGATCAGCGTGATGACGGCCCCGCATGCGTGCCCCCATGGCGTCTGCACGTACTGCCCTGGCGGACCCCGGTTCGGGACGCCGCAGTCGTACCTCGGCACGGAGCCGGCGGCGATGCGGGCGGCCGAATACGGCTACGATCCGTTCGCGCAGACCCTCGCTCGCTTGCAGGCCCTCCGGGCGAACGGGCACGACACCGACAAGGTGGACCTCATCGTGATCGGTGGCACCTTCACCGCGCTCGAGCCGGCATACCAAGAGCGGTTCGTGAAAGGATGTCTCGACGGGATGAACGGATCCGTGGCGGCGTCCCTCGAGGAGGCGCAGACCGCGAACGAGAGCGCCGAGGTGCGATGCATCGGCCTCACGATTGAGACGAAGCCGGACTGCTTCCTCGGCCCGGAGGTGGAGGCGTCCCTGCGCCTTGGGACGACCCGCGTGGAGCTCGGGATCCAGTCGACCCACGACGACGTCCTCGAGCGGGTCCATCGCGGGCACACGGATGCGCAGAGCCGTGCCGCCATGGCGCGCGCGAAAGACGCAGGCCTCAAAGTCGGCGCGCACATGATGCCCGGGCTTCCCGGGGCCGACGTGGACCGCGACCTCGAATCGTTCCGCGTCCTCTTCGACGATCCGGCGTACCGGCCGGACTTCCTGAAGATCTATCCCACGCTCGTGCTGCCGGGCACCGCACTGTACGGCCTCTGGAAATCCGGTCGCTACTCGCCGCTGCGAACGGAGGAGGCGGTCGAGCTCGTCGCCCGCATCAAGGTGATCGTGCCGCGGTGGTGCCGCATCCAACGGGTGCAGCGGGAGATCGGCGCGGCGGACATCGAGGACGGCCCGAAGCGGGGCGACCTGCGGGTGCTCGCGAAAGAGCGACTCCGGCGTGCCGGCCTCCGGTGCCGCTGCATCCGTTGCCGCGAGGTCGGCCTCCGAGAGGTCGTGCCGCGACCCGAGGACCTGTCCCTGATCCGCGAGGAGTACGAGTCCTCAGGAGGTACGGAGCTGTTCCTGAGCATCGAGGACCGAGGGCGCGATGTGCTCGTGGCGTACGCGCGAGTGCGTCTCGACAGGGCGGGAGCGACCGTCCGCGAGTTGAAGGTGTTCGGTGGGATCGTGCCGATCCATTCGGAGGCAAAGGGCCGGTGGCAGCACCGGGGATTCGGCAGGCGCCTCATGGGGGAGGCCGAGCGGATCGCGCGCGAGGAGTTCTCCGTCCGAAGGGTCCGCGTGACCGCGGGCGTCGGAGTGCGGGGGTACTATCGAGCGCTCGGATACGATCGCGACGGCCCGTACATGGCCCGGTCTCTCTGA
- a CDS encoding winged helix-turn-helix domain-containing protein, with amino-acid sequence MSNTPLTPLKDIDDVALLFLTQIGYIPKGYDPKTDATNVRESVPYRLFIECLLGRMDKGWTVEQLAAKLKTTKATIYRHINKLKEMDLLDEANVSERGAVRKGYRIRYGNLSKAWNFVESNVEIAMENYRKTVDHLEKLAEGRR; translated from the coding sequence GTGAGCAACACACCCCTCACGCCGCTCAAGGACATCGACGATGTCGCCCTCCTCTTCCTCACGCAGATCGGATACATCCCAAAAGGATACGACCCGAAGACGGACGCGACGAACGTGCGGGAGTCCGTGCCGTACCGATTGTTCATCGAATGCCTCTTGGGCCGGATGGACAAGGGGTGGACCGTCGAGCAGCTCGCGGCGAAACTGAAGACGACGAAGGCGACGATCTACCGGCACATCAATAAGCTGAAGGAGATGGATCTCCTCGACGAGGCGAACGTGAGCGAGCGCGGGGCGGTGCGCAAAGGCTACCGCATCCGGTACGGGAACCTCTCGAAGGCGTGGAACTTCGTCGAGTCGAACGTCGAGATCGCGATGGAGAACTACCGCAAGACGGTCGATCATCTCGAGAAGCTCGCGGAGGGGCGGAGGTAG
- a CDS encoding MoaD/ThiS family protein yields the protein MATRASSAEIARTGVTVRIPPALRSYTDGQDEVVLEADDVESLLRALDRAFPGIRDRVVDEAGRRRQYVNIFVNEELLWSSLPEARLRRGDVVHILPSVAGG from the coding sequence GTGGCCACCCGAGCCTCATCCGCCGAGATCGCCCGGACCGGGGTCACCGTCCGCATTCCGCCCGCGCTGCGATCGTACACCGACGGCCAGGATGAGGTCGTCCTCGAGGCGGATGACGTCGAGTCGCTCCTCCGGGCGCTCGACCGGGCGTTCCCGGGGATCCGGGACCGCGTCGTCGACGAGGCGGGACGACGGCGGCAATATGTGAACATCTTCGTGAACGAGGAGCTGCTCTGGTCGTCGCTCCCCGAGGCGCGGCTTCGGCGCGGGGACGTGGTCCATATCCTCCCGAGCGTTGCAGGCGGTTGA
- a CDS encoding exo-alpha-sialidase, producing the protein MARIKKGDVVVAVGTKKGGFLFHSPDRRKWSVEGPVMKGMSVYHMILDPRDGRTVYGAAPHTNEPWGPCVYRGRAGEDVKPTAASPKFKEGSGLAVTRIWHIEPGPADSPETIYAGAEPASLFRSDDRGDSWGDFDSLNYHPTRKEWQPGGGGLCLHSVLVDPRNPKHLMIGISAVGAFETRDGGKSWTTENKNVRAEFQPNRYPERGQCVHKLAWDASGDGAIFQQNHCGMYHRGPGGGAWTEVSKGLPSDFGFPIAAHPHAKHTAFVAPLVGAENRVFPKGQMAVWKTSNAGKTWSRLTKGLPGPNAYLGVLREGMGVDAEDPLGVYVGTNTGQLFASRDEGESWKMLADFLPPILSVSVAETK; encoded by the coding sequence ATGGCACGAATCAAGAAGGGCGATGTGGTCGTCGCGGTGGGGACGAAGAAAGGCGGATTCCTGTTCCATTCCCCGGACCGGAGGAAATGGTCCGTCGAGGGACCCGTCATGAAGGGCATGTCGGTGTACCACATGATCCTCGACCCGCGCGACGGACGCACGGTGTACGGCGCAGCACCGCACACGAACGAACCGTGGGGGCCCTGCGTGTACCGCGGCCGCGCGGGCGAGGACGTGAAGCCGACGGCCGCCTCGCCGAAGTTCAAGGAGGGCTCGGGCCTCGCGGTGACGCGCATCTGGCACATCGAGCCCGGGCCCGCGGACTCCCCCGAGACGATCTACGCGGGCGCGGAGCCCGCCTCCCTGTTCCGGAGCGACGACCGCGGCGACTCGTGGGGCGACTTCGACTCCCTGAACTACCATCCGACTCGGAAGGAGTGGCAGCCCGGGGGCGGTGGGCTTTGCCTGCATTCCGTTCTCGTCGACCCGCGGAATCCCAAGCACCTGATGATTGGCATCAGCGCGGTCGGAGCGTTCGAGACCCGCGATGGCGGGAAGTCCTGGACGACGGAGAACAAGAACGTCCGCGCCGAGTTCCAGCCCAACCGCTACCCGGAGCGGGGGCAGTGCGTGCACAAGCTCGCGTGGGACGCCTCCGGGGACGGGGCGATCTTTCAGCAGAATCACTGCGGCATGTACCACCGCGGCCCGGGGGGCGGCGCGTGGACGGAGGTCTCGAAGGGCCTCCCGTCGGATTTCGGCTTTCCTATCGCAGCCCACCCGCACGCGAAGCACACCGCGTTCGTCGCGCCGCTCGTCGGGGCGGAGAACCGTGTCTTCCCGAAGGGACAGATGGCCGTGTGGAAGACCTCGAACGCCGGCAAGACGTGGAGCCGACTCACGAAGGGCCTCCCGGGACCGAACGCGTACCTGGGCGTCCTCCGGGAGGGGATGGGCGTCGATGCGGAGGACCCGCTCGGCGTCTACGTCGGCACGAACACGGGACAGCTGTTCGCGAGCCGGGACGAAGGGGAGTCGTGGAAGATGCTCGCGGACTTCCTACCGCCGATTCTCTCCGTGAGCGTGGCGGAAACCAAGTGA
- a CDS encoding FAD-binding oxidoreductase, with translation MASLGDLLGRLSASQVAIGAAVPPRYRLDTFRAHRGSRLPDDGPLPAAVVWPRSPEDVAAVIRSAKAAGLSVVPWGGGTGLMGGARPGSHSLVVDLRRMRRVREIDAIACTATAEAGIVLEHLDQRLRRRRLCLGHDPWSRPRATLGGAIGTNGIGYAGYLRGTMGDQVLGLEVVLADATIIRTRPAARSTTGLDLKRLFVGTEGTMGIVTAATLRVFPVPERAEIHAFRLRDFPTGLRCISRMYDAGLMPSAMDFEQTFPAPGLPWGSDTGPPTLYLGFEGARELVAASWRVARRHLRAARARPHPDREAREYWRTRHDIIYAHDEVSPGITRADVFLKDVIFDYVHVALPRSKILAYRRAALAVLRQHSVKPIGFGIWTQPELVSLEVVRPVGGDRAAAKLAVADAVDEVIRRAHALGGSMEYVHGVGVKLSHLMGEELGTGLAIVQRVKEALDPDRILNPGKAGV, from the coding sequence GTGGCGTCGCTCGGGGATCTCCTCGGTCGTCTCAGCGCGAGTCAGGTCGCGATTGGCGCCGCCGTTCCGCCCCGATATCGGCTCGATACGTTCCGGGCCCACCGCGGCTCCCGCCTCCCGGACGATGGGCCCTTGCCGGCGGCGGTCGTGTGGCCCCGTTCCCCCGAAGACGTCGCCGCCGTCATTCGGTCCGCAAAGGCCGCGGGCCTCTCGGTCGTCCCATGGGGAGGCGGCACCGGCCTCATGGGCGGTGCGCGCCCGGGCTCCCACTCTCTCGTCGTCGATCTCCGTCGGATGCGACGCGTCCGAGAAATCGACGCGATTGCCTGCACGGCCACAGCGGAAGCGGGGATCGTCTTGGAGCATCTCGATCAGCGCCTCCGGAGGCGAAGGCTCTGCCTCGGCCATGACCCATGGTCGCGGCCGCGCGCGACCCTCGGCGGTGCCATCGGCACGAACGGGATCGGCTATGCCGGATACCTGCGCGGGACGATGGGCGACCAGGTGCTCGGGCTCGAGGTCGTCTTGGCCGACGCCACGATCATCCGGACGCGACCCGCGGCTCGGAGCACCACCGGCCTCGATCTCAAGCGGCTTTTCGTCGGGACGGAAGGGACGATGGGGATCGTCACCGCCGCGACCCTGCGCGTCTTCCCCGTGCCCGAGCGGGCGGAGATTCACGCCTTTCGACTCCGGGATTTCCCGACCGGCTTGCGGTGCATCTCGCGGATGTACGACGCGGGCCTCATGCCGAGCGCGATGGATTTCGAGCAGACGTTCCCCGCGCCCGGGCTCCCGTGGGGCTCGGACACAGGACCGCCGACGCTCTACCTCGGATTCGAGGGCGCTCGCGAACTCGTCGCGGCGTCGTGGCGGGTCGCTCGGAGACATCTTCGGGCGGCCCGGGCGCGTCCCCATCCGGATCGGGAGGCCCGAGAGTATTGGCGCACGCGCCACGACATCATCTACGCGCACGACGAGGTCTCGCCCGGAATCACGCGTGCGGACGTGTTCCTGAAAGACGTCATCTTCGACTACGTGCATGTCGCGCTCCCTCGCTCGAAGATCCTCGCGTATCGTCGGGCCGCGCTCGCCGTCCTGCGGCAGCACAGCGTCAAGCCGATCGGCTTCGGCATCTGGACGCAGCCCGAGCTCGTCTCCCTCGAGGTCGTCCGTCCGGTCGGTGGGGATCGAGCGGCGGCCAAGCTCGCCGTCGCCGACGCAGTCGATGAGGTGATCCGACGCGCGCACGCGCTCGGAGGCTCCATGGAATACGTCCACGGTGTCGGCGTGAAGCTCTCGCACCTCATGGGCGAGGAGCTCGGGACCGGCCTGGCCATTGTCCAACGGGTCAAGGAGGCGCTCGATCCGGATCGCATCCTGAACCCCGGAAAAGCGGGCGTGTGA
- a CDS encoding SRPBCC family protein, which produces MPEGTVSFEVAAPVDRVWAFLSDMRRVGGCVPGVQSVEVLDANRARWNLRVKIGPLSQEFVVLTETIEQIPLRHGRFRGESDHMDLIGTIDLAPLGNGTKVTYTMAVQAKGPLARIMDNFLQSKLKSQTEEFAANVKKALEG; this is translated from the coding sequence GTGCCCGAAGGGACCGTCTCGTTCGAGGTCGCGGCACCCGTCGATCGGGTGTGGGCGTTCCTTTCCGACATGCGTCGCGTCGGCGGTTGCGTGCCCGGCGTGCAATCGGTTGAGGTCCTCGATGCGAACCGCGCGCGCTGGAACCTCAGGGTGAAGATCGGCCCGCTGTCCCAAGAGTTCGTCGTCCTCACGGAGACGATCGAGCAAATCCCGCTGCGACACGGGCGATTCCGCGGGGAGTCCGACCACATGGACCTGATCGGGACGATCGACCTCGCGCCGCTCGGGAATGGCACGAAGGTCACGTACACGATGGCCGTGCAGGCGAAAGGCCCGCTCGCGCGGATCATGGACAACTTCCTGCAGTCGAAGCTGAAATCGCAGACCGAGGAATTCGCCGCTAACGTGAAGAAGGCGCTCGAAGGCTGA
- a CDS encoding winged helix-turn-helix domain-containing protein — protein MRRVSFGPPANGSEPPRPKLLVEELLLYDKDGQSLLDDHALRILIALHQEKLTAQEIANRYRVPIAACYRRVRRLASLGLISEAGFVTEGRRRPARLYKSEVDRFQITYGSGKMHLHLLLRNGTDVATLVGMPPDIVVSETAAAAPHDIREYPSA, from the coding sequence ATGCGCCGTGTGTCGTTCGGACCGCCCGCGAACGGCAGCGAGCCCCCCCGACCGAAGTTGCTGGTCGAAGAACTCCTCCTGTACGACAAGGACGGGCAGTCCCTCCTCGACGACCACGCCTTGCGGATCCTGATCGCACTTCACCAGGAGAAGTTGACGGCGCAGGAGATCGCGAACCGGTACCGCGTGCCGATCGCCGCCTGCTATCGGCGCGTCCGAAGGCTCGCCTCCCTGGGGCTCATCTCCGAGGCGGGATTCGTGACGGAGGGACGCCGAAGGCCGGCACGCCTCTACAAATCCGAGGTAGACCGCTTCCAGATCACGTACGGGAGCGGCAAGATGCATCTGCACCTCCTCCTACGGAACGGCACGGATGTGGCGACGCTCGTCGGGATGCCCCCCGACATCGTCGTCAGTGAAACAGCGGCTGCAGCCCCGCACGATATCCGGGAATATCCGTCCGCATGA